Part of the Candidatus Sulfotelmatobacter sp. genome is shown below.
GCGATTCGAACCCGCAGGTCGCTCGCCCACCACGCCAGGCGGCCCTTCATGGGATCACCTCGGCATTTCCCAGCGCGGCGCCCCGGACCTCTCGGCCGATGGCCCGAGCGGTGGCGAGATTCACCATCGGACGAACGCGCCGGATCGGCCCGGCGGGAATCGAGCCCGGGCGCTCGCCGGCAATGATGCGCCGCGTCATTTCGGCGAGGTGCGCGCCCAGCCAGTCGAGATCGGGGGCCGCGGCGACCAGCGCGCCGGCGGACACCAGCGGCGGAGCGAACGAGAGCAGCGGTACGCGATGGGCCAGCGATTGCGCCAGCTCGAGGCGGAAGACCTCGGGAGTGGCGACGTCCGGATCGGGAGCCAGCCAGATCGCGTCGTTGTGCGAAGCCAGATCGCGCACGCGCGGCCCGAGCTGATCCAGCCCGTCCACGGTCGCGACGTTGAGCTCGAGCCCGAGCCGGGCCGCGGCCTGGTACGCGTCACGGGTCCAGTCGGAGGCCAGCGGACCGACCACGACGCCCACGCTCCGGACG
Proteins encoded:
- a CDS encoding ABC transporter substrate binding protein, with the protein product MPVRGAMSLGLRRFGSLAAPLLLLLPASAWASGVVVLRSSDLPVCVQSERAFRAVFRRRPVQVLSLAGLSMDAAAESLKWAKPEVVVAIGLKAALLARDAVPHTPLVYALVPAPERHGLVGARITGVSAEVPPALELNVLRSLAPDVRSVGVVVGPLASDWTRDAYQAAARLGLELNVATVDGLDQLGPRVRDLASHNDAIWLAPDPDVATPEVFRLELAQSLAHRVPLLSFAPPLVSAGALVAAAPDLDWLGAHLAEMTRRIIAGERPGSIPAGPIRRVRPMVNLATARAIGREVRGAALGNAEVIP